In Ascaphus truei isolate aAscTru1 chromosome 2, aAscTru1.hap1, whole genome shotgun sequence, the genomic stretch TTTATTAAAAGGTTATTATCCAACTGCTTCaattatcttaaaaaaaaaaaaaaatcagaaacaaAACCATCATGTGTTTAAACAAAGTGAAAGCAAACTCAAGCGTAGCAGTTTTTCAAAATCTACAGTGCTACCAGGAAATACTGTACAGAAGAAACCGTAAAATTCATATTTAAAATGTATAGTTCATCCCTGAAGAAACCATAAGGATTTTTAGGAGGCACATGTAGTAAATATTCTCAGGCAAAAACATATGGCTAATACAGGTTTACAGATACTGTAGTCAATGAAGACTATAACATCCCCTCCTAGAAGCAGCTCAAAAAAACTGTGTGTTACTTTAGCTTAGTCACTGCTgtcatcatcgtcatcgtcatcatcagaCAAATTATTTGTTGATTTGGGGGACtggcaaaataagtctgaactTCCAGGCTGAGAGGCAGTCAATTCTCCAACAGATAGAACATCATAGCAGAAATCACAAACCCGCACAGGCTTGGAAGACTGGCTTGGCAGAAGAAATTTCTTTTCAGAACAAGGCCCACAAATTACAAAACCACATTTTCGACAATGATGCCTGCGGCTAACAGGAGTGAATTTTACTTTCTGACAACGCATACAAATAGTGGCCTCAGAATCTGGGATCCAGACTGCAGCATGTTCGCTATTAGGAGTCTTTCCACTTTTGGATATTAAATCATACACGCACTTATTGATGTGACTCATCCATTCTGATTTTTCTGTAGCTGTGGCCGCATAAACTGCAAATGATTTAGTAGGAGTCTTGATGAGCCACCCATTCCGCAGTTCTCCCTCATCTTGCATGGAGTCGATTGTCACATTTTCAAGGGGAATTATGTGCTGCttattatattttttcttctGTATAACAATATTACCATAGACTAGAA encodes the following:
- the PLEKHF2 gene encoding pleckstrin homology domain-containing family F member 2 — encoded protein: MVDRLANSEANMRRINLVENCFGTAGQPLAIPGRVLIGEGVLTKLCRKKPKARQFFLFNDILVYGNIVIQKKKYNKQHIIPLENVTIDSMQDEGELRNGWLIKTPTKSFAVYAATATEKSEWMSHINKCVYDLISKSGKTPNSEHAAVWIPDSEATICMRCQKVKFTPVSRRHHCRKCGFVICGPCSEKKFLLPSQSSKPVRVCDFCYDVLSVGELTASQPGSSDLFCQSPKSTNNLSDDDDDDDDSSD